One segment of Rosa chinensis cultivar Old Blush chromosome 6, RchiOBHm-V2, whole genome shotgun sequence DNA contains the following:
- the LOC112172349 gene encoding RNA-directed DNA methylation 4 isoform X2 — translation MAVVGESSSAPPEQKPVIVRVKRKANQSPIDAFWLEINERPPKRPLLDLANLSLSDSSPKAAEELKAKKIFVQHVETISRFDTTFDIVKSFVEPTTDQVSESKTKSEERRHSLKKDNKQEQILSKARQTQQVVAKNARFEQIWRSRKGKTEESDKLQEMCHFYDVLRVDADERSNELKQQEELSLEDQRILQSYLPLLREFIPSAALEVESDLHAQKQESEDEYVYDVYAVNDEMDIADEDSSHPFPLVQVDDEDFYDVPDESEHDTEDSNDENNPNFDYPDEESEDEEEESDGEASDNESKDESASDRSLESKDLEEHVISGDDLSLDYDDGDDGDDGENWM, via the exons ATGGCGGTGGTGGGCGAAAGCTCTTCGGCTCCGCCAGAACAGAAGCCGGTGATCGTTAGGGTCAAGCGCAAAGCCAACCAGTCTCCAATCGACGCTTTCT GGCTTGAAATCAATGAGAGGCCACCCAAGCGTCCACTTTTGGATTTGGCCAACCTTTCACTCTCTGATTCATCTCCAAAAG CAGCAGAAGAATTGAAGGCGAAGAAGATTTTCGTGCAGCATGTAGAGACTATAAGCCGCTTTGACACCACTTTTGACATTGTCAAATCATTTGTG GAACCTACTACGGATCAAGTGTCTGAAAGTAAAACAAAGAGTGAAGAACGGAGACACTCTTTAAAAAAGGACAAT AAACAAGAGCAGATTTTGTCTAAAGCCAGACAGACGCAACAG GTTGTAGCAAAAAATGCCCGTTTTGAACAAATATGGAGGAGCCGAAAGGGAAAGACAGAAGAATCCGATAAATTACAGGAAATGTGTCATTTCTATGATGTTCTTCGTGTTGATGCCGATGAAAGATCTAATGAACTGAAACAACAAGA AGAGTTATCTTTGGAGGACCAGAGGATTTTGCAGAGTTACTTGCCTCTACTCAGAGAATTCATCCCTAGTGCGGCTTTAGAGGTTGAATCAGATTTGCATGCTCAAAAACAAG AATCTGAAGATGAGTATGTATATGATGTCTATGCTGTGAATGATGAAATGGATATAGCGGATGAAGATTCTTCCCACCCATTTCCTTT AGTGCAAGTTGATGATGAGGATTTCTATGATGTGCCTGATGAATCAGAACATGACACTGAGGATTCAAATG ATGAAAACAATCCAAATTTTGATTACCCGGATGAGGaatctgaagatgaagaagaggaatcgGACGGTGAAGCATCTGATAATGAATCAAAAGATGAGAGTGCCAGTGACAGATCCTTAGAATCCAAGGATTTAGAGGAACATGTCATTTCAGGAGATGATCTTTCTTTGGAttatgatgatggtgatgatggggATGATGGTGAAAACTGGATGTGA
- the LOC112172349 gene encoding RNA-directed DNA methylation 4 isoform X1, with protein MAVVGESSSAPPEQKPVIVRVKRKANQSPIDAFWLEINERPPKRPLLDLANLSLSDSSPKAAAEELKAKKIFVQHVETISRFDTTFDIVKSFVEPTTDQVSESKTKSEERRHSLKKDNKQEQILSKARQTQQVVAKNARFEQIWRSRKGKTEESDKLQEMCHFYDVLRVDADERSNELKQQEELSLEDQRILQSYLPLLREFIPSAALEVESDLHAQKQESEDEYVYDVYAVNDEMDIADEDSSHPFPLVQVDDEDFYDVPDESEHDTEDSNDENNPNFDYPDEESEDEEEESDGEASDNESKDESASDRSLESKDLEEHVISGDDLSLDYDDGDDGDDGENWM; from the exons ATGGCGGTGGTGGGCGAAAGCTCTTCGGCTCCGCCAGAACAGAAGCCGGTGATCGTTAGGGTCAAGCGCAAAGCCAACCAGTCTCCAATCGACGCTTTCT GGCTTGAAATCAATGAGAGGCCACCCAAGCGTCCACTTTTGGATTTGGCCAACCTTTCACTCTCTGATTCATCTCCAAAAG CAGCAGCAGAAGAATTGAAGGCGAAGAAGATTTTCGTGCAGCATGTAGAGACTATAAGCCGCTTTGACACCACTTTTGACATTGTCAAATCATTTGTG GAACCTACTACGGATCAAGTGTCTGAAAGTAAAACAAAGAGTGAAGAACGGAGACACTCTTTAAAAAAGGACAAT AAACAAGAGCAGATTTTGTCTAAAGCCAGACAGACGCAACAG GTTGTAGCAAAAAATGCCCGTTTTGAACAAATATGGAGGAGCCGAAAGGGAAAGACAGAAGAATCCGATAAATTACAGGAAATGTGTCATTTCTATGATGTTCTTCGTGTTGATGCCGATGAAAGATCTAATGAACTGAAACAACAAGA AGAGTTATCTTTGGAGGACCAGAGGATTTTGCAGAGTTACTTGCCTCTACTCAGAGAATTCATCCCTAGTGCGGCTTTAGAGGTTGAATCAGATTTGCATGCTCAAAAACAAG AATCTGAAGATGAGTATGTATATGATGTCTATGCTGTGAATGATGAAATGGATATAGCGGATGAAGATTCTTCCCACCCATTTCCTTT AGTGCAAGTTGATGATGAGGATTTCTATGATGTGCCTGATGAATCAGAACATGACACTGAGGATTCAAATG ATGAAAACAATCCAAATTTTGATTACCCGGATGAGGaatctgaagatgaagaagaggaatcgGACGGTGAAGCATCTGATAATGAATCAAAAGATGAGAGTGCCAGTGACAGATCCTTAGAATCCAAGGATTTAGAGGAACATGTCATTTCAGGAGATGATCTTTCTTTGGAttatgatgatggtgatgatggggATGATGGTGAAAACTGGATGTGA